In Myxococcus stipitatus, the following are encoded in one genomic region:
- a CDS encoding TetR/AcrR family transcriptional regulator, with amino-acid sequence MARTRAFDETEVVRKALGVFWTRGYEATSLGDLEEATGLSRSSLYQAFENKRVLFSRAVALYLQEVITPRLAVFSQGPAGLGQVTTYFESLATTMATAPSALTRRGCLLVNTATELAAHDVEAHRAVEDYRALLHGHLTKSLDAAARAGVLPKKTVARRVELLVGSVIGVLVTARLDPAAAAKLARSAASEVESWAEA; translated from the coding sequence GTGGCGCGGACGCGTGCGTTCGATGAGACGGAGGTGGTGCGCAAGGCGCTGGGTGTGTTCTGGACCCGGGGCTACGAGGCCACGTCGTTGGGCGACCTGGAGGAGGCGACGGGGCTGAGCCGCTCCAGCCTGTACCAGGCGTTCGAGAACAAGCGGGTGTTGTTCTCGCGAGCGGTGGCGCTGTACCTCCAGGAGGTGATTACGCCCCGGCTGGCCGTCTTCTCCCAGGGCCCAGCGGGGTTGGGGCAGGTGACGACGTACTTCGAGTCGCTCGCGACGACGATGGCCACCGCGCCGTCAGCCCTGACACGCCGGGGGTGCCTGCTCGTCAACACGGCCACGGAGCTGGCCGCGCATGATGTGGAGGCGCATCGCGCCGTGGAGGACTACCGGGCGCTCCTGCATGGGCACCTGACGAAGTCCCTCGACGCGGCGGCTCGGGCGGGAGTCCTGCCGAAGAAGACGGTGGCCCGCCGCGTGGAGCTGCTGGTGGGGTCCGTCATCGGCGTGCTCGTCACCGCGCGGTTGGACCCCGCCGCAGCCGCGAAGCTCGCGCGCTCGGCGGCGAGCGAGGTCGAGTCCTGGGCGGAGGCGTAG
- a CDS encoding serine hydrolase domain-containing protein — protein sequence MAIPLWTMHLMNKLSVAIAGLMLVLAACKTTGSAPPGDIPTAMDQAATTLLRSRLLHATSIAVVYRGEEFILHRGELETGKSNPPNDSTLYEIGSVSKTFAGLLLANTVLEGKATLDDPIQKYLPSAYPNLQSDGEPIRLRHLVTHTSGMPGMLPLQVNEVLKDFTAHATPAKLNAAYADYGQPRFWQDLHTVSIKGPLGKDYAYSSAGTELVAHTLEEIHGAPYESLLAEFLAREAGMQDVWLRLRAQDASRLAPGYHSDNPVGTTPMPLLPWGAAGALKTTMPEMVKYLRLQLSNHPAVTESHKPLVRFAEDFSIGYFWNIGQSSQLGTHYVHHGGVPRAQCYIYLVPKYQLGVFIITNQSGDATANAMEGALAPLFDRVESMEGR from the coding sequence GTGGCCATCCCCCTCTGGACGATGCACCTGATGAACAAACTCTCCGTAGCCATTGCTGGACTGATGCTGGTGCTGGCCGCTTGCAAGACGACTGGCTCCGCGCCCCCCGGCGATATCCCCACGGCGATGGACCAGGCCGCGACAACCCTGCTGCGGTCAAGACTGCTGCACGCAACCTCCATCGCAGTGGTCTATCGCGGCGAGGAGTTCATCCTCCATCGTGGTGAGCTGGAAACCGGCAAGTCCAATCCGCCCAACGATTCGACGCTCTATGAGATTGGGTCGGTCAGCAAGACCTTCGCTGGCCTGCTGTTGGCAAACACTGTTCTCGAAGGCAAGGCGACCCTCGACGACCCGATACAAAAGTATCTGCCGTCCGCCTATCCGAACCTGCAGTCAGACGGCGAACCCATCCGTCTGCGCCATCTGGTCACCCACACCAGCGGCATGCCGGGGATGTTGCCGCTGCAAGTGAATGAGGTGTTGAAGGACTTCACCGCGCATGCCACCCCGGCAAAACTCAATGCCGCCTATGCGGACTACGGGCAGCCGCGGTTCTGGCAGGACCTGCACACCGTCAGCATCAAGGGCCCGCTCGGCAAGGACTATGCTTACTCGAGCGCCGGCACCGAACTGGTCGCGCACACCCTCGAAGAAATCCACGGGGCTCCCTACGAGTCGTTGCTCGCGGAGTTCCTGGCGCGGGAAGCGGGTATGCAGGATGTCTGGCTGCGCCTGCGTGCCCAGGATGCCAGCCGTCTGGCGCCTGGCTACCACAGCGACAATCCGGTCGGTACCACGCCGATGCCACTCCTGCCCTGGGGCGCGGCGGGAGCCTTGAAGACGACGATGCCAGAGATGGTCAAGTACCTGCGCTTGCAGTTGAGCAACCATCCCGCGGTGACAGAGTCACACAAGCCACTGGTGCGCTTCGCGGAAGACTTCAGCATTGGCTATTTCTGGAACATCGGCCAGAGCAGCCAATTGGGCACCCACTACGTGCATCACGGCGGCGTGCCACGCGCGCAATGCTATATCTACCTCGTGCCGAAGTATCAGCTGGGGGTGTTCATCATCACCAACCAGAGCGGCGATGCGACGGCCAACGCCATGGAAGGCGCGCTGGCGCCCCTCTTCGACAGGGTTGAATCCATGGAGGGTCGCTAG
- a CDS encoding S8 family serine peptidase: MGTVLVGALVACGAPEETPPPSEPVSQAQQALEPTDPRFNSQRWHYNLIRAPEAWNLTTGSSAVTVAVLDSGKLLHPDLSSKWVSGYDFVEGMPDPTDLGTYHHGIHVAGTIAATPNNGTGGVGVCWGCKLMPVRVSQSGGGISSGAPGANDPLPTVIARGIRYAAGYEVDDGRGNLVQAPAPASVINISLGNMPGPCPADLQSAVNAAVAAGVPVVVAAGNRDSGMLTSNFANFVWGTCQNVISVAAVNEKSDYESYSAQGPNVTLGAPGGDEYRTSPYAKTGEAGFGALIGCTDPEETRGIGTHGIVSSWTTSQGIHCDRHWAGTSMAAPHVSGTIGLMRSRNPSLTPAQIKTLLTSTARWVIPCVGPVCPPKTLDAHAAVSASRFDAISVSCTSTQSNLFQCTVTKAGGLAPFTGAWTMVAPAGVYSQYVNNPDQAYGICTPGVMTTATVTVTDALGRAQTRSSTFLCSSTP, encoded by the coding sequence ATGGGTACCGTCCTCGTGGGGGCGTTGGTGGCGTGCGGCGCTCCCGAGGAGACACCTCCTCCCTCGGAGCCGGTGAGCCAGGCGCAGCAGGCCCTGGAGCCCACCGACCCGCGGTTCAACAGCCAGCGCTGGCACTACAACCTCATCCGCGCGCCGGAGGCGTGGAACCTCACCACGGGGAGCAGCGCTGTCACCGTCGCGGTGCTCGACAGCGGGAAGCTGCTGCATCCGGACCTGAGCTCCAAGTGGGTGTCGGGCTACGACTTCGTCGAGGGCATGCCCGACCCCACGGACCTGGGCACGTATCACCACGGCATCCACGTGGCCGGCACCATCGCGGCCACGCCCAACAACGGCACGGGGGGCGTGGGCGTGTGCTGGGGCTGCAAGCTGATGCCGGTGCGCGTGTCGCAGTCGGGGGGCGGCATCTCCTCGGGTGCTCCCGGGGCGAATGACCCGCTGCCCACGGTGATTGCACGCGGCATCCGCTACGCGGCCGGTTACGAGGTGGATGACGGGCGTGGGAATCTGGTGCAAGCCCCTGCGCCGGCGTCCGTCATCAACATCAGCTTGGGGAACATGCCGGGCCCCTGCCCCGCGGACTTGCAGTCGGCGGTCAATGCCGCGGTGGCCGCGGGTGTCCCGGTGGTGGTGGCCGCGGGCAACCGCGACAGCGGGATGCTCACGAGCAACTTCGCGAACTTCGTGTGGGGGACGTGCCAGAACGTCATCTCGGTGGCGGCCGTGAACGAGAAGAGCGACTACGAGTCGTATTCGGCGCAGGGCCCGAACGTCACCCTGGGAGCGCCAGGCGGTGATGAGTACCGGACGAGCCCGTATGCCAAGACGGGTGAGGCGGGATTCGGAGCGCTCATCGGCTGCACGGACCCGGAGGAGACGCGCGGCATCGGCACGCACGGCATCGTGTCGTCGTGGACCACGAGCCAGGGGATTCACTGCGACCGCCACTGGGCGGGGACGTCGATGGCGGCGCCTCATGTGTCCGGGACCATTGGCTTGATGCGCTCGCGCAATCCGTCGCTCACGCCCGCGCAGATCAAGACCCTCCTCACGTCGACGGCGCGCTGGGTCATCCCGTGCGTCGGGCCGGTCTGCCCGCCCAAGACGCTGGATGCCCATGCGGCGGTCTCCGCCTCCAGGTTCGACGCCATCTCGGTGTCGTGCACGAGCACCCAGAGCAATCTCTTCCAGTGCACCGTCACGAAGGCGGGGGGCCTGGCGCCGTTCACGGGCGCGTGGACGATGGTCGCTCCGGCGGGCGTCTATTCCCAGTACGTGAACAACCCCGACCAGGCATACGGCATCTGCACCCCCGGCGTCATGACCACCGCGACCGTCACCGTCACCGACGCCCTCGGCCGCGCGCAGACGCGGAGCAGCACGTTCCTCTGCTCCAGCACGCCGTAG
- the glgC gene encoding glucose-1-phosphate adenylyltransferase, giving the protein MATRILGMVLAGGQGTRLSPLTQRRSKPAVPFGSKFRIIDFALNNFINSGIYSIYVLTQFKAQSLTEHIQRGWRFGSVLLSDYFITLVPAQMYLYEELGPVWYRGTADAIYQNMHLVENHRPEHLAIFSGDHIYKMNVAHMLEQHEAQRADITIAAYPTPLADAHRFGIMQVDERGRVTEFQEKPKDPKPIPGRPDTALASMGNYIFRSKVLAELLEIDAKTEGSQHDFGKDVLPRALRDGYHIQTYDFAKNPIPGQTGPNTYWRDVGTLDAYHEASMDLVSVNPEFDIFNAEWPLRTGSEYSPPAKFVHESGDRVGRALNSMVAGGCIISGGVVRESILFRRARVNSYASVQRSVIFDEVDIGRHAQVKNAIIDKGVRVPPNTKVGFDLEADRARGFTVTESGIVVVPKGYRFD; this is encoded by the coding sequence ATGGCTACGCGCATCCTCGGCATGGTGCTGGCTGGTGGACAGGGAACCCGGTTGTCGCCCCTCACGCAGCGGCGCTCGAAGCCAGCGGTGCCCTTCGGGTCGAAGTTCCGCATCATCGACTTCGCGCTCAACAACTTCATCAACTCCGGCATCTACTCCATCTACGTCCTGACGCAGTTCAAGGCGCAGTCGCTCACCGAGCACATCCAGCGCGGCTGGCGCTTCGGCTCCGTGCTGCTGTCGGACTACTTCATCACCCTGGTCCCCGCGCAGATGTACCTGTACGAGGAGCTGGGGCCCGTTTGGTACCGGGGCACCGCGGACGCCATCTACCAGAACATGCATCTGGTGGAGAACCACCGCCCCGAACACCTGGCCATCTTCTCCGGCGACCACATCTACAAGATGAACGTGGCGCACATGCTGGAGCAGCACGAGGCCCAGCGCGCGGACATCACCATCGCCGCGTACCCCACGCCCCTCGCGGACGCCCACCGCTTCGGCATCATGCAGGTGGACGAGCGCGGCCGCGTGACGGAGTTCCAGGAGAAGCCCAAGGACCCCAAGCCCATCCCCGGCCGCCCGGACACCGCGCTGGCCAGCATGGGCAACTACATCTTCCGCAGCAAGGTGCTGGCGGAGTTGCTCGAAATCGACGCGAAGACGGAAGGTTCCCAGCACGACTTCGGCAAGGACGTGCTGCCCCGCGCGCTGCGCGACGGCTACCACATCCAGACCTACGACTTCGCCAAGAACCCCATCCCCGGGCAGACGGGCCCCAACACCTACTGGCGCGACGTGGGCACGCTGGACGCGTACCACGAGGCGTCCATGGACCTGGTCTCCGTCAACCCGGAGTTCGACATCTTCAACGCCGAGTGGCCCCTGCGCACCGGCAGCGAGTACAGCCCCCCGGCCAAGTTCGTCCACGAGTCCGGAGACCGCGTGGGCCGCGCGCTCAACTCCATGGTGGCCGGAGGCTGCATCATCTCCGGCGGCGTGGTGCGTGAGAGCATCCTCTTCCGCCGCGCCCGCGTGAACAGCTACGCCAGCGTGCAGCGCTCGGTCATCTTCGACGAGGTGGATATCGGCCGGCACGCGCAGGTGAAGAACGCCATCATCGACAAGGGCGTGCGCGTGCCGCCCAACACGAAGGTGGGCTTCGACCTGGAGGCCGACCGCGCCAGGGGCTTCACCGTCACCGAGAGCGGCATCGTCGTGGTGCCCAAGGGCTACCGCTTCGACTGA
- a CDS encoding DUF1304 domain-containing protein has translation MSPLAQGFAVVAALLHVLFFVMESIIFSQPKVWRRFGLKSQAEADVVKPMALNQGFYNLFLALGVLVGIALVNTGSAASGVAAVVFGCACMVLAALVLVSTNRRFLTASLVQGLLPLLAISLVVTQ, from the coding sequence ATGTCGCCACTGGCGCAGGGCTTCGCCGTCGTCGCAGCGCTCCTTCATGTGTTGTTCTTCGTGATGGAGAGCATCATCTTTTCTCAGCCGAAGGTGTGGCGGCGCTTCGGGCTGAAGTCGCAGGCGGAGGCAGACGTCGTGAAGCCGATGGCGCTCAACCAGGGCTTCTACAACCTGTTCCTCGCGCTGGGAGTGCTCGTGGGAATCGCCCTGGTGAACACCGGCTCGGCGGCCTCGGGCGTGGCGGCCGTGGTCTTCGGCTGCGCGTGCATGGTGCTGGCGGCCCTGGTCCTCGTGTCCACCAACCGCCGCTTCCTGACGGCCAGCCTCGTCCAGGGCCTGCTGCCGCTGCTCGCCATCTCGCTCGTGGTGACGCAGTAG
- a CDS encoding chitinase C-terminal domain-containing protein, whose translation MQLRHWRGMPLAGLLWVSASIGCGATEPSPRTPESAAASSESALVVDCTGIPAWSASTIYKAGDRVVYQNSLYEALVAIWTADPVHGTASGWYKLVGACGIVVPDTQPPTVPTGLRSTGTGSTTVSLAWEPSTDNVEVKGYDVFIGTSTTAAATSASTSVLVEGLTASTAYSFTVKAKDAAGNISGASVALSVTTTPGGGDPPQGCRPDGLYTTPGTLVPYCLVYDTAGREKMGADHPRRIIGYFTSWRTGKNGQPAYLAPQIPWNNITHINYAFAHVDAQNRVSVGANSPNNPATGMEWPGVAGAEMDPAYSYKGHFNLLNKFKKQYPNVKTLISIGGWAESGGILNEDGSRTASGGFYSMTTTSNNAVNTAAINTFADSVVAFLRTYGFDGADIDYEYATSMPNAGNPDDFSFATPRRGALMKGYVVLMKTLREKLDAASAADGKYYMLTAAVTASGWILRGTETYQVTQYLDYANMMTYDLHGAWNEFVGPNAALFDDGKDGELLHWNVYGTYGGIGYLNTDWAYHYFRGAMQPGRINVGVPYYTRGWQNVTGGTNGLWGKAPLADQTKCPPGTGPNVGSTVPCGNGALGIDNLWHDKNSLGAEVASGSNPMWHAKNLQDGRLGSYVTAYGLDPVNDPTDRVTGTYARNYSASVASPWLWNATKKVFLSTEDEESLGTKAQYVVDRGIGGIMIWELAGDYAFDQSRANGQGEYYIGYTLTRLLYEKFKTASPYKNLRANQTMPTAADTLDVSVELEGFAVGDSNYPISPTMKLTNNSGQAIPGGALLQFDYGTSAPATLAQQSGWTLSSVRSEHTGPNSGGFKGDFHRVQLTVPTWQSIPNGSSVTVKLTYQLPIASLSNYTLSFGGKTYNLKQNYGR comes from the coding sequence ATGCAACTGCGTCACTGGAGGGGCATGCCCCTGGCCGGATTGCTCTGGGTCAGCGCGTCCATCGGATGCGGGGCCACGGAGCCATCCCCACGAACCCCTGAGTCAGCGGCCGCCAGCAGCGAGAGCGCGCTGGTGGTGGACTGCACGGGAATCCCCGCGTGGAGCGCCAGCACCATCTACAAGGCGGGCGACCGCGTCGTGTATCAAAACAGTCTCTACGAGGCCCTGGTCGCCATCTGGACCGCGGACCCCGTGCATGGCACCGCCAGCGGTTGGTACAAGCTCGTTGGCGCGTGTGGAATCGTGGTGCCGGACACCCAGCCGCCCACCGTTCCCACGGGGCTGCGCTCCACGGGGACGGGCTCCACCACGGTGTCGCTGGCGTGGGAGCCCTCCACCGACAATGTGGAGGTGAAGGGGTACGACGTCTTCATCGGGACGTCGACGACCGCCGCCGCGACGTCGGCGTCGACGTCCGTCCTCGTGGAGGGGCTGACCGCGAGCACGGCGTATTCGTTCACGGTGAAGGCCAAGGATGCCGCGGGGAACATCTCCGGGGCGAGCGTGGCCCTCTCGGTGACGACGACGCCGGGCGGGGGAGACCCGCCGCAGGGTTGCCGGCCGGATGGCTTGTATACGACGCCGGGCACGCTGGTGCCGTACTGCCTGGTCTACGACACGGCGGGCCGCGAGAAGATGGGCGCGGACCACCCGCGGCGCATCATTGGCTACTTCACGAGCTGGCGGACGGGGAAGAACGGCCAGCCCGCGTACCTGGCGCCGCAGATTCCGTGGAACAACATCACCCACATCAACTACGCCTTCGCGCACGTGGACGCGCAGAACCGCGTGTCGGTGGGGGCGAACTCGCCGAACAACCCGGCCACGGGCATGGAGTGGCCCGGCGTGGCGGGCGCGGAGATGGACCCGGCGTATTCGTACAAGGGCCACTTCAACCTGCTCAACAAGTTCAAGAAGCAGTACCCGAACGTGAAGACGTTGATCTCCATCGGCGGCTGGGCGGAGTCGGGCGGCATCCTGAACGAGGATGGCAGCCGGACGGCCAGCGGCGGCTTCTATTCGATGACGACGACGTCCAACAACGCGGTGAACACGGCGGCCATCAACACGTTCGCGGACTCGGTGGTGGCGTTCCTGAGGACGTATGGGTTCGACGGCGCGGACATCGACTACGAGTACGCCACGTCGATGCCGAACGCGGGCAACCCGGATGACTTCTCCTTCGCCACGCCTCGCAGGGGCGCGCTGATGAAGGGGTACGTGGTGTTGATGAAGACGCTGCGCGAGAAGCTGGACGCGGCGAGCGCGGCGGACGGCAAGTACTACATGCTGACCGCGGCGGTGACGGCCTCGGGTTGGATTCTGCGCGGCACGGAGACGTACCAGGTCACCCAGTATCTCGATTACGCGAACATGATGACGTACGACCTGCACGGCGCCTGGAACGAGTTCGTGGGTCCGAACGCCGCGCTGTTCGACGACGGCAAGGACGGCGAGCTGCTGCATTGGAACGTGTATGGAACGTACGGCGGCATCGGCTACCTGAACACGGACTGGGCCTATCACTACTTCCGTGGGGCGATGCAGCCGGGGCGCATCAACGTGGGTGTGCCGTACTACACGCGTGGGTGGCAGAACGTCACGGGTGGGACGAACGGGCTGTGGGGCAAGGCGCCGTTGGCGGACCAGACGAAGTGCCCGCCGGGCACAGGGCCGAATGTCGGGTCGACGGTGCCGTGTGGCAATGGCGCGCTGGGCATCGACAACCTCTGGCACGACAAGAACTCGCTGGGGGCGGAGGTGGCCTCGGGCAGCAACCCGATGTGGCACGCGAAGAACCTCCAGGATGGGCGCCTGGGTTCGTACGTGACGGCGTATGGGTTGGACCCGGTGAACGACCCCACGGACCGGGTGACGGGGACGTATGCGCGCAACTACAGCGCGTCGGTGGCGTCGCCGTGGCTGTGGAACGCGACGAAGAAGGTGTTCCTGTCCACGGAGGACGAGGAGTCGCTGGGGACCAAGGCGCAGTACGTGGTGGACCGCGGGATTGGCGGCATCATGATTTGGGAGCTGGCGGGTGACTACGCCTTCGACCAGAGCCGCGCGAACGGGCAGGGCGAGTACTACATCGGGTACACGCTGACGCGGCTCCTGTACGAGAAGTTCAAGACGGCGTCGCCGTACAAGAACCTGCGGGCGAACCAGACGATGCCGACGGCGGCGGACACGCTGGATGTCTCGGTGGAGCTGGAGGGCTTCGCGGTGGGGGATTCGAACTACCCCATCTCTCCGACGATGAAGCTGACGAACAACTCGGGGCAGGCGATTCCGGGTGGGGCGCTGTTGCAGTTCGACTACGGCACGTCGGCGCCGGCCACGTTGGCGCAGCAGTCCGGGTGGACGCTGAGCTCGGTGCGCAGCGAGCACACGGGACCGAACTCGGGGGGCTTCAAGGGTGACTTCCACCGCGTGCAGCTCACGGTGCCCACGTGGCAGAGCATCCCCAACGGGAGCTCCGTCACGGTGAAGCTCACGTACCAACTGCCCATCGCCAGCCTCTCCAACTACACGCTGTCGTTCGGAGGGAAGACGTACAACCTGAAGCAGAACTACGGGCGCTGA
- a CDS encoding family 20 glycosylhydrolase has product MKRLLTSLVVMSLFLSGCRNPTELAVEWVPVDNTVGSWKFFRSEFTLQNKGSRELGSSGWKLYFSFVRRILDEGEGDETGIQALAAQGVRISKASDSKSGDYWVLEPLPNFVPIKPGQKRAVSVLASDWAILKADAPAAFHIVFEGGPFQDDVSVAVPATVRLNAADPKQTTRFEGDVMPVQTPGLRYAENPSFQALDLKARLLPTPRNVVVGEGQVALRGAVSIGHAPGLTGEAAYLAAALGDVLASPVTTRESSQDDGRESIHLSINASLDVDGDGAKDAEGYTLKVDDDGVSVVGADAAGVFYGIQTLRQLVPVEAYQASANPANRLTEVSLPQVHITDVPGFSYRGMSLDVSRHFQTKETVKKLLDVLSHYKVNALHLRLADDEGWRIEIPGIPELTTYGSKRGYDLKETSMLQVGMGSANDLGPGDRVAFKARTPAEANGGVEPRFQGFEQATLNFVGAGSGYYTVKDYEEILAYAAERHIDVIPEIDMPGHARAAVKSMEHRYRTYKDSDPARAAEYRLVDPDDTSKHTSVQMYTDNFVNPCLETTYAFLTKVARELKARHDAVPGAKLVAIHAGGDELPSLAANVWWQGSPLCKANPETRELSDTQLFNRFFQRWGGIITATGAAATGWDDIIHHGLTLPGFIPMPWSNVWGWGREDDAYKYANQGYRVILSHATNLYMDLAYNKDPDEPGYYWANFVDEKKTFEYRPFDVYVNGTHDRMGNAIDPGAWATKEKLTAEGKKNIIGMHGLLFAENLKSPQVMEYLAFPKILGVAERAWNPELPAPDQMPALWARFTNSLGQAVLPRLSTYRPVDLRGELPESVGVNYRIPLPGAQRSGGKVQANVRYPGLAIEYSVNGGRTWSTYSKAFSASGRVLLRARASDGRTSREVELN; this is encoded by the coding sequence ATGAAGCGCCTTTTGACGAGTCTCGTGGTGATGTCGTTGTTCCTGTCCGGCTGTCGCAACCCGACGGAGCTCGCCGTCGAATGGGTGCCGGTGGACAACACGGTGGGAAGCTGGAAGTTCTTCCGCTCCGAGTTCACGCTGCAGAACAAGGGCTCACGCGAGCTGGGCTCGAGCGGATGGAAGCTCTACTTCAGCTTCGTGCGCCGCATCCTCGACGAGGGCGAAGGAGATGAGACGGGCATCCAGGCGCTCGCGGCGCAGGGGGTACGCATCTCCAAGGCCAGCGACTCGAAGAGCGGCGACTACTGGGTGCTGGAGCCGCTCCCCAACTTCGTCCCCATCAAGCCGGGGCAGAAGCGCGCGGTGTCGGTGCTGGCGTCCGACTGGGCCATCCTCAAGGCCGACGCGCCGGCCGCGTTCCACATCGTCTTCGAGGGGGGCCCCTTCCAGGACGACGTCTCCGTCGCGGTGCCCGCCACCGTGCGGCTCAACGCGGCGGACCCGAAGCAGACCACGCGCTTCGAGGGCGACGTGATGCCGGTGCAGACACCGGGCCTGCGCTACGCGGAGAACCCGTCCTTCCAGGCGTTGGACCTGAAGGCGCGGCTCTTGCCCACGCCCCGCAACGTGGTGGTGGGGGAGGGACAGGTGGCGCTACGTGGCGCGGTCTCCATCGGCCACGCGCCCGGGCTGACGGGTGAAGCGGCCTACCTCGCCGCGGCGCTGGGCGATGTGCTCGCTTCTCCCGTCACCACGCGCGAGTCGAGCCAGGACGACGGCCGCGAGTCCATCCACCTGAGCATCAACGCGTCGCTCGACGTGGATGGTGACGGCGCGAAGGACGCGGAAGGGTACACGCTGAAGGTGGACGACGACGGCGTGTCGGTGGTGGGCGCCGACGCGGCGGGTGTCTTCTACGGCATCCAGACGCTGCGCCAGTTGGTGCCGGTGGAGGCGTACCAGGCCTCGGCGAATCCGGCGAACCGGCTGACGGAGGTCTCCCTGCCGCAGGTGCACATCACCGACGTGCCGGGCTTCTCCTACCGGGGCATGAGCCTGGATGTCTCGCGTCACTTCCAGACCAAGGAGACGGTGAAGAAGCTGCTGGACGTGTTGTCTCACTACAAGGTGAACGCGCTGCACCTGCGGCTGGCGGATGACGAGGGCTGGCGCATTGAAATCCCGGGCATCCCGGAGCTGACCACCTACGGTTCGAAGCGCGGCTATGACCTCAAGGAGACGTCCATGCTCCAGGTGGGCATGGGCAGCGCCAATGACTTGGGGCCGGGTGACCGCGTGGCCTTCAAGGCGCGCACGCCCGCCGAGGCCAATGGGGGTGTGGAGCCGCGCTTCCAGGGCTTCGAGCAGGCGACGCTCAACTTCGTGGGCGCCGGCAGCGGCTACTACACGGTGAAGGACTACGAGGAGATTCTCGCGTACGCGGCCGAGCGTCACATCGACGTGATTCCTGAAATCGACATGCCGGGCCATGCCCGCGCGGCGGTGAAGTCGATGGAGCACCGCTACCGCACGTACAAGGACTCGGACCCGGCGCGCGCGGCGGAGTACCGGCTGGTGGACCCGGACGACACGTCGAAACACACCAGCGTGCAGATGTACACGGACAACTTCGTCAACCCCTGTCTGGAGACGACGTACGCGTTCCTGACGAAGGTGGCGCGGGAGCTCAAGGCGCGTCACGACGCGGTGCCGGGCGCGAAGCTGGTGGCCATCCACGCCGGTGGAGACGAGCTGCCGTCGCTGGCGGCGAACGTCTGGTGGCAGGGCTCGCCCTTGTGCAAGGCGAACCCGGAGACGCGGGAGCTGAGCGACACGCAGCTCTTCAACCGCTTCTTCCAGCGCTGGGGTGGCATCATCACCGCGACGGGCGCGGCGGCCACGGGCTGGGATGACATCATCCACCACGGGCTCACCCTGCCGGGCTTCATCCCCATGCCCTGGAGCAACGTGTGGGGCTGGGGCCGCGAAGACGACGCGTACAAGTACGCGAACCAGGGGTACCGCGTGATTCTGTCGCACGCGACCAACCTCTACATGGACCTGGCGTACAACAAGGACCCGGACGAGCCCGGCTACTACTGGGCCAACTTCGTCGACGAGAAGAAGACCTTCGAGTACCGGCCGTTCGATGTGTATGTGAATGGCACGCATGACCGGATGGGCAACGCCATCGACCCGGGCGCCTGGGCCACCAAGGAGAAGCTCACGGCGGAGGGGAAGAAGAACATCATCGGCATGCACGGGTTGCTCTTCGCGGAGAACCTCAAGTCGCCGCAGGTGATGGAGTACCTGGCGTTCCCGAAGATTCTGGGCGTGGCCGAGCGCGCCTGGAACCCGGAGCTGCCCGCGCCCGACCAGATGCCCGCGCTGTGGGCCCGCTTCACCAACAGCCTGGGCCAGGCGGTGCTGCCTCGGTTGAGCACGTACCGTCCGGTGGACCTGCGCGGAGAGTTGCCCGAGAGCGTGGGTGTGAACTACCGCATCCCGTTGCCGGGCGCCCAGCGCTCGGGCGGGAAGGTGCAGGCCAACGTGCGCTACCCGGGGCTCGCCATCGAGTACTCGGTGAATGGTGGACGCACCTGGTCGACGTACTCGAAGGCCTTCAGCGCTTCGGGCCGCGTGCTCTTGCGCGCGCGGGCGAGTGATGGCCGTACCAGCCGAGAGGTCGAGCTGAACTGA
- a CDS encoding sigma-70 family RNA polymerase sigma factor — translation MATAKLGIEAPRVRDATGGNPAAVGALLAELLPRVRTRVRCLVRRDSEVDDVTQEALVAIFRGLRSYRGEGAFSSWADQVVRRVSFAASRRARIERRRRDEVSAQVEESCEGMAQEDCLLRRRVELLLERLPDEQRRALVLHHLQGMSVPELSAALSVPFETVRSRLRLGRAHLRSLACVDQ, via the coding sequence ATGGCGACTGCCAAGCTCGGTATTGAAGCCCCGCGGGTTCGAGATGCGACGGGAGGAAATCCCGCGGCGGTGGGCGCGTTGCTGGCGGAGTTGCTGCCACGGGTGCGGACGCGGGTGCGCTGTCTGGTGCGCCGCGATTCGGAAGTGGATGACGTGACGCAGGAGGCGCTGGTCGCCATCTTCCGCGGGCTGCGCAGCTACCGGGGAGAAGGGGCCTTCTCGTCATGGGCGGACCAGGTGGTGCGGCGGGTGAGCTTCGCGGCGTCGCGGCGCGCGCGCATCGAGCGGCGCAGGCGCGACGAGGTCAGCGCCCAGGTGGAGGAGTCGTGTGAGGGCATGGCTCAGGAGGACTGTCTGCTGCGCCGCCGGGTGGAGTTGCTATTGGAGCGGCTCCCCGACGAGCAGCGCAGGGCGCTGGTGCTGCATCACCTGCAAGGGATGAGTGTCCCGGAGCTGTCCGCCGCGCTGTCGGTGCCCTTCGAGACGGTGCGCAGCCGGCTGCGGCTGGGACGCGCGCACCTGCGCTCGCTGGCATGTGTCGACCAGTAG